The Kocuria turfanensis genome contains the following window.
ACGGTGCGGCAGCTGACGGCCGAGTACGTCTGCAACCCGTGGGAGTTCGCCGACGAGGGCGCGTACCTGGCCTTCGAGGACCCCGCCGCCTACGAGGCCGCCAGGATTCCCGACCGCCTCACCGCGGAGCGGCTGGCCGCCTACTGCCGGGCCATGGGCATCGACCCGTTCAGCGTGCCGTACTACGGGTCTCGCGCCGTCCTCCTCCGCCGCCCGGTCGACGTCCTCGGCCGGGTGCCCGGGCGTTCTCTGCGCTGAGCCGTCACCGTCCGCGGCCGGCGCCTTCCCCATGCGCACGCCGGGCCGTCCACGACCCCAGCCTGACGGCGTGGAGCTAGTACGCCGGGCGCCTGCGGACGGACCGACCGCCCGGCGGGCCCAAGGGTCTAACCCCGCCGGGCGGGCTTGTCGAAGCGCCAGCCCTCGGCCTGGAGCCGGGGGATCACCTGGTCCACGGCCTCGACCGTCTGGCTCCGGTCGCCGCCGCCGTCGTGCAGCAGGACCACCGCCCCGGGCGTGACGCCCTCCTCGATGCGGCGCACCAGCTCGGCCGTGCCCGGAGGCGCCCAGTCGCCGACCGTCAGCCGCCAGCCCAGCGGCTGCATCCCGAGCTCGGCCGCGACCTCGGGCGTCCGTCCCCAGCTGCCGTAGGGCGCCCGGAAGTAGTCGATCCGCGCTCCCGGCACGGCGGCGCGGATGGCCGCGCTGGTCTGCTCGAGGTCCTGGCGGATCGCGTCCGCGTCCCAGTCGGCCATGTCGTTGTGGTGCATCGTGTGGTTGCACAGCCGGTGCCCGTCGGCGGCGATCTGGCGGACCACCTCGGGGTGCTGCTGCACGTGGTCGCCCCACAGGCAGAAGGCCGCCTTGA
Protein-coding sequences here:
- a CDS encoding polysaccharide deacetylase family protein yields the protein MTPPSAPSPRISPAARRLVAGAAALATAVSAGLVTALPAQADQATPAVVDSTVHDGRYLSLTFDDGPDPVSTPALLAVLKKHHVKAAFCLWGDHVQQHPEVVRQIAADGHRLCNHTMHHNDMADWDADAIRQDLEQTSAAIRAAVPGARIDYFRAPYGSWGRTPEVAAELGMQPLGWRLTVGDWAPPGTAELVRRIEEGVTPGAVVLLHDGGGDRSQTVEAVDQVIPRLQAEGWRFDKPARRG